The Oncorhynchus tshawytscha isolate Ot180627B linkage group LG18, Otsh_v2.0, whole genome shotgun sequence genome has a window encoding:
- the LOC112217651 gene encoding alpha-1,6-mannosyl-glycoprotein 2-beta-N-acetylglucosaminyltransferase — protein MRLRFLKKNLLIILGVSFIIATVMITTRVFISDEVTGVVAQENMLPDDKAKFHYSSVPELIKSIYNANYKQYVQNANKYSGETKLVLVIQVHNRPDYLKILIKSLENVAEVHNLLLIFSHDYFSEEINYIVQGITFCKVLQIYFPYSTQLYPSEFPGQDSRDCPRDISKDDALKTGCLNAEHPDSYGHYRDASITQTKHHWWWKLHFVWERVQALQGYSGFVVFLEEDNLILPDLYHLFKGMVKYRKSSCPDCDMLALGNYNGLAEFDKLSNKVQTAGWLSTKHNIGMGISREVYYKLMGCNNDFCSYDDYNWDWTLQHLSGTCISKPLKVLVAQGSRVLQTGNCGLHQNKEACRPELALKKAQVSLKLAKASLFPQSLALTNADSVEHKAHMKNGGWGDIRDHVLCKNYAKRL, from the coding sequence ATGAGGTTACGATTTCTCAAAAAGAACCTGCTCATTATccttggtgtttcttttattatTGCCACTGTCATGATCACAACACGTGTATTCATTTCTGATGAAGTCACGGGTGTTGTCGCTCAGGAAAACATGTTGCCTGATGACAAGGCAAAGTTTCATTACAGTTCTGTTCCAGAATTGATCAAGTCTATTTACAATGCCAATTACAAGCAATACGTTCAGAATGCGAACAAGTATTCTGGGGAGACTAAATTGGTCCTGGTTATTCAGGTTCACAACAGACCAGACTACCTCAAAATACTCATCAAGTCATTGGAAAATGTAGCTGAGGTCCACAACTTACTGCTGATTTTCAGCCACGACTATTTTTCAGAGGAAATCAATTACATAGTGCAAGGGATAACTTTCTGCAAGGTCTTGCAAATATACTTCCCCTACAGCACACAGCTCTATCCCAGTGAGTTTCCTGGGCAGGATTCACGGGACTGTCCACGAGACATATCCAAGGACGATGCTTTAAAAACAGGATGCCTCAACGCTGAGCATCCAGATTCATATGGCCACTATAGGGACGCCTCCATCACACAGACCAAACACCACTGGTGGTGGAAACTTCACTTTGTGTGGGAGCGAGTGCAGGCTCTGCAAGGTTACAGTGGCTTTGTTGTCTTCCTCGAGGAGGATAACTTAATCTTGCCTGACCTCTACCACCTCTTCAAGGGGATGGTTAAATACAGGAAGAGCAGCTGCCCTGACTGTGACATGTTGGCACTAGGCAACTACAACGGCCTGGCAGAATTTGATAAGCTCAGCAACAAGGTGCAGACTGCCGGGTGGTTGTCTACCAAGCACAACATTGGCATGGGCATCTCCAGAGAGGTGTACTACAAGCTAATGGGGTGCAACAATGACTTCTGCTCCTACGATGACTACAACTGGGACTGGACCCTCCAGCACCTGTCAGGGACTTGCATCTCCAAGCCACTCAAAGTGCTGGTGGCCCAGGGGTCCAGGGTTCTCCAAACTGGTAACTGTGGGCTGCACCAGAACAAGGAGGCCTGTCGCCCTGAGCTGGCCCTAAAGAAAGCACAGGTGTCCCTTAAGCTTGCCAAAGCTTCCCTCTTCCCTCAGTCCCTGGCCCTAACAAATGCAGATTCAGTAGAGCACAAGGCTCATATGAAAAACGGCGGGTGGGGTGATATCCGTGACCATGTCCTTTGTAAAAACTATGCCAAACGTCTATGA